In Promicromonospora sp. Populi, one genomic interval encodes:
- a CDS encoding sulfite exporter TauE/SafE family protein, which translates to MDTSLALTVPVIIGGTIAALLMGLAKTGLPPLGALGAAVIASVLPPVPAAGVALPLLIVGDLVAVSTYGRAVRWRVLRALLPSVALGLLIGFAALRWAPPDVSARIVGALLLLAGLGDLVRQLAARRAALPDADAAPPPTRLRDRIARTALGATAGVSTMIANAGGPPMSLYLLRAGVSRAGLLGTVALFFLTVNLAKLPFSASLGLVSADSLHVSLVLFPGLVAGLLLGRLVAHRLSGPAFSTAVLIATALAGARLLLA; encoded by the coding sequence ATGGACACCTCGCTCGCCCTCACGGTCCCCGTCATCATCGGCGGCACGATCGCCGCGCTCCTCATGGGCCTGGCCAAGACCGGCCTGCCTCCCCTGGGGGCACTCGGCGCGGCCGTCATCGCATCGGTGCTTCCGCCCGTCCCGGCCGCGGGCGTCGCCCTGCCCCTGCTCATCGTCGGTGACCTCGTCGCCGTCAGCACCTACGGCCGCGCCGTGCGCTGGCGCGTCCTGCGTGCTCTGCTGCCCAGCGTCGCCCTCGGGCTCCTGATCGGCTTCGCCGCCCTGCGCTGGGCGCCCCCGGACGTCAGCGCCCGGATCGTCGGGGCGCTGCTCCTCCTGGCCGGGCTCGGCGACCTGGTGCGGCAGCTCGCCGCGCGCCGGGCGGCGCTGCCCGACGCCGACGCCGCACCCCCGCCCACCCGCCTGCGCGACCGCATCGCCCGTACCGCGCTCGGCGCCACCGCGGGCGTCTCCACGATGATCGCGAACGCGGGCGGCCCGCCGATGAGCCTCTACCTGCTGCGAGCCGGCGTCTCACGCGCCGGCCTGCTCGGCACGGTCGCCCTGTTCTTCCTCACGGTGAACCTCGCGAAGCTGCCGTTCAGCGCGAGCCTGGGCCTCGTCTCCGCCGACTCGCTGCACGTCTCGCTCGTCCTGTTCCCGGGCCTGGTCGCCGGGCTGCTGCTCGGCCGCCTCGTGGCGCACCGGCTCTCGGGCCCGGCGTTCAGCACGGCCGTGCTGATCGCGACGGCGCTTGCGGGAGCCCGGCTCCTGCTGGCCTGA
- a CDS encoding SigE family RNA polymerase sigma factor: protein MVSDDAAILDDPRAKVVTTGTQAERFTAFARDRSPELSRIAYLLCGDVHRAADLVQLALERTYRAWNRVGDGEPFAYARKVIATARIDSWRRTKHDVLVAPTDLRPGSASDGTQHVVDRDELVRALRQLPAAQRRIVVLRYLLDRTEKQTAEDLGISRGSVKSGASRGLDRLREILGDRHSGPLAATDDAISRKEAQR from the coding sequence GTGGTGAGTGACGACGCGGCGATCCTTGACGATCCCCGGGCAAAGGTGGTGACCACGGGCACCCAGGCCGAGCGGTTCACGGCGTTCGCCAGGGACCGCTCGCCCGAGCTGTCCCGCATCGCCTATCTGCTGTGCGGCGACGTGCATCGGGCCGCCGACCTGGTGCAGCTTGCGCTGGAGAGGACGTACCGGGCCTGGAACAGGGTGGGCGACGGTGAACCGTTCGCTTACGCCCGCAAGGTGATCGCCACCGCCCGGATCGACAGCTGGCGCCGGACCAAGCACGACGTCCTGGTGGCCCCGACCGATCTTCGCCCCGGTTCCGCGTCGGACGGCACCCAGCACGTCGTCGACCGCGACGAGCTGGTGCGGGCGCTACGGCAGCTTCCCGCAGCACAACGGCGGATCGTCGTCCTGCGGTACCTGCTGGATCGCACGGAGAAGCAGACGGCCGAGGACCTGGGGATTTCCCGGGGGTCCGTGAAGTCGGGTGCATCGCGCGGCCTCGATCGGCTGCGCGAGATCCTCGGCGACCGGCATTCAGGACCACTGGCGGCAACAGACGACGCGATCTCACGGAAGGAGGCACAGCGATGA